A DNA window from Malus domestica chromosome 12, GDT2T_hap1 contains the following coding sequences:
- the LOC103450989 gene encoding double-stranded RNA-binding protein 3-like isoform X1: MRMPTNNCPFGFSLRERRVFVREFAFFHGLAVLRGMYKNQLQELAQRSCFNLPSYSCIREGPDHAPRFKVTVNFNGDTFESPTFCPTLRQAEHAAAEVALNTLAKRGPSRALAARVLDETGVYKNLLQETAHRAGLNLPVYTTVRSGPGHVPVFSCTVELAGMSFTGQPARTKKQAQKNAAMAAWAALKRLAQRDSSSSSVEPRGNEEQEQAIIGRILGSLRPSESINTQNDRRHGQQTYIPIFQKSTLPTPSLYPLQIYNWGYSNYSPEIAMYELWQQEQLLQQQNRLLALPVSPVIPSIPQIYPFMQSVLRPDHCLYFPAREQEPTSAGPRITIATSGPSFCFSNHLLPNPPIRGKSTVTIREIQEEKPEESPGYSPSVVSDPFSPGNSGAEVQEQVQLEKQNLGELESKIGNLQLECNNPTGQPGHAHPRIMDSSFRPVDFRLQNPRGFDSCRPNLRPQNPPRVSSARILRPPSAAEPVIIRTVRPSSSPGSRPQNFPSRNPAPPRMRTGIPSSSAAQLPERMQLGGLRPSFMAPAVRIRSVVPVCSAPPARKMPSPSQERVLPEMEKKDANRDDMPKER; this comes from the exons ATGAGAATGCCCACAAACAACTGCCCGTTTGGCTTTAGTTTGCGTGAAAGGCGTGTGTTTGTTCGTGAATTTGCATTTTTCCATGGTCTTGCTGTGCTGCGAG GTATGTATAAGAACCAATTGCAGGAGTTGGCACAGAGAAGTTGCTTCAATTTGCCATCTTATTCATGCATTCGGGAAGGACCAGATCATGCTCCTCGATTCAAAGTAACTGTCAACTTCAACGGAGATACTTTTGAAAGTCCTACATTCTGCCCTACTCTTAGACAGGCCGAGCATGCTGCAGCGGAGGTAGCATTGAACACACTTGCAAAAAGAGGCCCTTCCAGAGCACTGGCTGCAAGAGTATTG GATGAAACGGGGGTTTATAAGAACTTGCTTCAGGAGACTGCTCACAGAGCTGGGTTGAACCTTCCTGTTTATACAACTGTTCGATCTGGACCAGGCCATGTGCCTGTGTTCTCATGTACAGTTGAGCTAGCAGGAATGAGCTTTACTGGGCAACCGGCTAGGACAAAGAAACAAGCTCAGAAAAATGCTGCAATGGCTGCTTGGGCAGCCCTGAAAAGAT TGGCTCAACGtgactcatcttcttcctcggtGGAGCCTAGAGGCAATGAAGAACAGGAACAAGCCATTATTGGTCGTATTCTTGGAAGTTTGCGGCCATCTGAGTCTATTAATACTCAAAATGATCGCCGACATGGACAGCAAACATACATTCCCATCTTCCAGAAATCCACTCTGCCAACACCAAGCTTATATCCTTTGCAAATCTATAACTGGGGTTATTCTAATTATTCCCCTGAAATAGCAATGTACGAATTGTGGCAGCAAGAGCAATTATTACAGCAACAAAATCGCCTGCTGGCACTTCCTGTTTCACCAGTTATTCCATCTATTCCTCAGATATATCCATTTATGCAATCTGTGCTTCGCCCGGATCACTGTCTATACTTTCCAGCAAGAGAGCAAGAGCCGACCTCAGCAGGACCCAGAATTACAATTGCTACCTCAGGCCCATCATTTTGCTTCTCAAACCATTTGCTTCCTAACCCGCCAATCAGGGGCAAGTCCACGGTGACTATTCGAGAGATACAGGAAGAAAAGCCAGAAGAATCACCCGGGTACTCTCCTTCCGTAGTTTCAGATCCCTTTAGTCCCGGAAACAGTGGCGCTGAAGTCCAGGAACAAGTTCAGCTTGAGAAACAGAACCTAGGAGAGTTAGAAAGCAAAATTGGAAACCTTCAGCTGGAATGCAACAACCCAACTGGGCAGCCTGGACATGCTCACCCTAGAATCATGGATTCTAGTTTTAGGCCAGTTGACTTTAGATTACAGAATCCTCGTGGTTTCGACTCTTGTAGGCCCAATTTGAGACCCCAAAATCCTCCAAGAGTAAGTAGTGCTAGAATTCTAAGACCGCCATCTGCTGCCGAACCTGTAATAATCAGAACTGTAAGGCCCTCTTCCTCTCCGGGGTCTAGACCACAAAATTTTCCAAGCAGGAATCCCGCTCCACCAAGAATGAGAACTGGGATCCCTTCATCTTCAGCCGCACAATTGCCTGAAAGAATGCAACTGGGAGGACTGCGACCTAGCTTCATGGCACCTGCTGTTCGAATTAGATCAGTTGTACCAGTTTGTTCAGCTCCACCAGCAAGAAAAATGCCTAGTCCCAGCCAGGAGAGAGTGTTACCCGAGATGGAGAAGAAGGATGCTAATAGAGACGACATGCCAAAAGAACGTTGA
- the LOC103450990 gene encoding probable nucleolar protein 5-2, producing the protein MLVLFETPAGFALFKVLDEGKLSKVEDLWKDFSSADKARQVVKLKAFSKFENTSEALEAATLLIDSKPSKGLRKFLKAHCSGETLAVSDSKLGNIIKEKLKIDCVHNNAVMELMRGVRAQLTELIAGLQVQDLAPMSLGLSHSLSRFKLKFSADKVDTMVIQAIGLLDDLDKELNTYAMRVREWYGWHFPELAKIVQDNILYAKVVKLMGYRSNAAKLDFSEILPEEVETELKDAAMISMGTEVSELDLMNIKELCDQVLSLSEYRAQLYDYLKNRMNTIAPNLTALVGELVGARLISHGGSLLNLAKQPGSTVQILGAEKALFRALKTKHATPKYGLIYHASLIGKAAPKLKGKISRSLASKAALAIRVDALGDSQDNSMGVENYQKLEARLRNLEGRELGHFAGSAKGKPKIEVYDKDRKKGAAGLITAAKAYNPAADAVLGKTTPSNTEKPTAEVPVTEDKKEKKKKKKKADDEDMPDGNANVEPEVEEPAKKEKKKKKKHSAEDAELVAVVENKDAGEKKRKRKHAEEEETEVPSEKKEKKKKKKSKD; encoded by the exons ATGCTCGTGCTGTTCGAAACTCCGGCGGGTTTTGCCTTATTTAAAGTGTTGGATGAAGGGAAGCTCTCCAAAGTTGAG GACTTATGGAAGGATTTTTCAAGTGCAGATAAAGCTAGACAG GTTGTGAAACTGAAAGCTTTCTCCAAGTTTGAGAATACATCAGAAGCTTTGGAAGCGGCAACCCTGCTGATTGACAGTAAACCCAGCAAAGGTCTGCGCAAATTTTTGAAAGCGCACTGCAGTGGTGAGACGCTGGCTGTTTCCGATTCTAAGCTTGGAAATATAATTAAGGAAAAACTG AAAATAGACTGTGTTCACAACAATGCTGTGATGGAATTGATGAGAGGTGTAAGAGCTCAGTTGACTGAGCTCATAGCCGGTCTACAAGTTCAAGATTTGGCGCCAATGAGCTTGGGTTTATCTCACAGCTTATCTCGATTCAAGCTCAAGTTCAGTGCTGATAAG GTTGATACAATGGTGATTCAAGCCATTGGTTTGCTTGATGATCTTGATAAAGAGTTAAATACATATGCAATGAGGGTTCGAGAATGGTATGGCTGGCATTTTCCAGAGCTTGCTAAGATTGTACAGGACAACATCCTTTATGCCAAGGTAGTGAAGCTGATGGGCTACCGTTCTAATGCTGCAAAGCTTGATTTCTCCGAG ATATTGCCAGAGGAGGTTGAAACTGAATTGAAGGATGCGGCAATGATATCCATGGGAACAGAAGTTAGTGAACTTGATTTGATGAACATCAAAGAACTCTGTGACCAAGTCCTTTCTCTCTCTGAGTACAGAGCTCAGCTATATGACTATTTGAAAAATAGGATGAACACCATTGCACCAAATTTGACTGCTCTTGTTGGAGAGCTCGTCGGTGCTCGCCTCATTTCCCATGGTGGTAGCTTGTTGAACCTTGCAAAGCAGCCTGGGAGCACAGTTCAGATTCTTGGAGCTGAAAAGGCCCTTTTCAGAGCACTGAAGACTAAGCACGCAACACCAAAATATGGACTTATCTACCATGCATCCTTGATTGGTAAAGCAGCGCCAAAGCTGAAGGGTAAAATTTCTCGGTCACTTGCTAGTAAAGCTGCATTGGCAATTCGAGTTGATGCTCTTGGAGACAGTCAAGATAACTCAATGGGAGTGGAAAATTATCAGAAG CTTGAAGCACGGTTAAGGAATCTTGAAGGCAGAGAATTGGGTCACTTTGCTGGGTCGGCTAAAGGCAAACCAAAGATTGAAGTCTATGACAAGGATCGCAAGAAGGGAGCCGCAGGATTGATAACTGCTGCCAAG GCATATAATCCTGCTGCAGATGCAGTTCTTGGGAAAACAACACCTTCTAATACTGAGAAACCAACTGCCGAGGTTCCTGTTACTGAAgataagaaagagaagaagaaaaagaagaagaaggctgaTGACGAGGACATGCCTGACGGAAATGCCAATGTGGAACCAGAAGTTGAGGAGCCtgcaaagaaggaaaagaagaagaagaagaagcattcGGCTGAGGATGCTGAATTAGTTGCTGTGGTTGAAAATAAAGATGCgggagagaagaagaggaaaagaaagCATGCTGAGGAAGAAGAAACGGAGGTGCCAAgcgagaagaaagagaaaaagaagaagaagaagagcaagGATTGA
- the LOC139189925 gene encoding protein HASTY 1-like, with protein sequence MLQMVRREELNLWQELFPTLVSLSYKGPIQVNIFPPCSLSVGKCLLLTPQSLSVCMHRCGFLLSSPDFRLHACEFFKLVSQRKRPIDDTYAPEFDSAMSNIFQILMNVSKDFLYRSSPSTRVIDESDIEFAEYICESMLSLGSTNLHCIAGDSAVLPLYLQQMLGFFQHFKAALHLQSLTFSLALMRDLMSKPKAVAHSAGDGSDPVDIEKRKILIFLNDDICSAILDVSFQHMLKREKVIHGIAFSLGHLELWSDDVEDKGTFGQYRSKLVSSS encoded by the exons ATGTTACAG ATGGTTAGAAGGGAAGAACTAAATCTATGGCAAGAACTGTTTCCAACTCTCGTTTCATTATCCTACAAGGGTCCTATTCAAGTAAATATTTTTCCTCCTTGTTCACTct CTGTTGGCAAGTGTCTCCTTCTTactcctcagtctctctctgtcTGCATGCACAGGTGTGGTTTCTTACTTTCTTCACCTGATTTTCGTCTCCATGCTTGTGAGTTTTTCAAACTTGTTTCCCAAAG GAAGAGACCTATTGATGATACCTATGCTCCTGAATTTGATTCTGCAATGAGTAACATCTTTCAAATACTGATGAATGTCTCCAAAGATTTTTTGTACAGATCTAGCCCCAGTACTAGGGTTATTGATGAAAGCGATATTGAGTTTGCGGAATACATATGTGAAAGTATGTTGTCTTTGGGTTCCACAAACTTGCATTGTATTGCTGGTGATAGCGCCGTGCTACCTCTTTATTTACAACAG ATGCTGGGGTTTTTCCAACATTTTAAGGCAGCTCTTCATCTTCAATCTCTCACCTTTTCGCTG GCACTAATGAGAGACTTGATGTCAAAGCCAAAGGCTGTTGCTCACTCAGCTGGAGATGGTTCTGATCCAGTCGATATTGAAAAGAgaaaaatcttaatttttttgaatGATGATATATGTAGTGCGATTCTGGATGTATCTTTCCAACACATGCTCAAGAGAGAAAAAGTAATTCACGGAATAGCATTTTCTTTAGGGCATTTGGAATTATGGAGTGATGACGTTGAGGACAAGGGGACTTTTGGCCAGTATCGTTCAAAGTTGGTTAGTAGTTCTTAG
- the LOC103450991 gene encoding probable serine/threonine-protein kinase At1g54610 isoform X2, with product MGCVFSREGSSGVDSEPKGQRRDLSVESARKVDDVVVQKVDSENAEVHVGGGEGKKEENGHGGEKPPRGERRRSKPNPRSGSVPKQSRGAQVAAGWPPWLTEACGEAINGWTPRKADTFEKIDKIGSGTYSNVYKAKDMLTGKIVALKKVRFDNLEPESVRFMAREILILRRLDHTNVVKLEGLVTSRMSCSLYLVFEYMEHDLAGLAASPEIKFTESQVKCYMHQLLSGLEHCHNRGVLHRDIKGSNLLIDNGGVLKIADFGLASFFDPNHKHPMTSRVVTLWYRPPELLLGATDYGVGVDLWSAGCILAELLAGKPIMPGRTEVEQLHKIYKLCGSPSDEYWRKAKLPNATLFRPREPYRRCIRETFKDFPPSSLPLIETLLAIDPAERQTATAALSSGFFLSEPYACEPSSLPKYPPTKEIDAKRRDDEARRLRAAGRAQADGPKKTRTRERGPRGMPAPEANAELQSNIDRRRLITHANAKSKSEKFPPPHQDGAVGYPLGSSHHFDPSLVPPDVPFSTTSFSYPKESLQAWSGPLVDPASAGGPRRKKHTGHDGRETSKSFTGNHRERHHDARVRGKRSVA from the exons ATGGGCTGTGTGTTTAGCAGAGAAGGGTCTTCGGGAGTCGATTCTGAGCCAAAGGGGCAGAGGAGAGATTTGAGTGTAGAATCTGCTAGGAAGGTGGATGATGTTGTGGTGCAGAAGGTAGATAGTGAAAACGCCGAGGTTCATGTTGGTGGGGGTGAGGGCAAGAAGGAGGAAAATGGACATGGAGGTGAGAAACCTCCGAGGGGGGAGAGAAGGCGATCGAAGCCAAACCCCAGGTCAGGTAGTGTACCAAAGCAATCGCGTGGCGCCCAGGTGGCAGCAGGCTGGCCACCCTGGCTCACTGAGGCGTGTGGGGAGGCGATCAATGGGTGGACTCCACGGAAAGCAGACACTTTTGAGAAAATTGATAAG ATTGGGTCCGGAACATATAGTAATGTGTACAAGGCCAAAGATATGTTGACAGGGAAAATTGTTGCCCTAAAGAAAGTTAGATTTGACAATTTGGAACCTGAGAGTGTGAGATTTATGGCTAGAGAAATTCTTATTTTGCGGAGACTGGATCATACCAATGTTGTAAAGTTGGAGGGTCTGGTTACATCGAGGATGTCATGTAGTTTGTACCTGGTGTTTGAATACATGGAGCATGATCTAGCTGGACTTGCCGCAAGCCCAGAAATTAAATTCACAGAATCTCAG GTAAAATGTTACATGCATCAACTACTATCTGGACTTGAGCACTGTCACAACCGTGGTGTGCTTCACCGTGACATTAAAGGATCAAATCTTTTGATTGACAATGGAGGAGTTCTTAAAATTGCCGACTTTGGATTGGCTTCTTTTTTTGATCCAAATCACAAGCATCCCATGACTAGTCGGGTGGTTACTCTATGGTATCGACCTCCCGAGCTTCTTCTTGGGGCTACTGATTACGGTGTGGGTGTGGACCTCTGGAGTGCAGGTTGCATTTTAGCAGAGTTACTAGCTGGGAAGCCTATCATGCCTGGTCGTACTGAG GTGGAGCAACTACATAAGATATACAAACTATGTGGTTCACCTTCAGATGAATACTGGAGGAAAGCaaagttgcctaatgcaactcTATTTAGGCCTCGGGAGCCTTACAGAAGATGCATAAGAGAGACATTCAAAGATTTTCCCCCATCATCATTGCCCCTTATTGAAACTCTTCTTGCAATCGATCCAGCAGAACGTCAGACAGCCACAGCTGCATTGAGCAGTGGG TTTTTTCTATCAGAGCCTTATGCTTGTGAACCTTCTAGCCTCCCAAAGTATCCCCCAACCAAAGAAATTGACGCCAAACGCCGGGACGACGAAGCTCGTag ACTGCGAGCTGCTGGGAGAGCCCAGGCTGATGGTCCAAAGAAAACACGCACACGGGAACGGGGTCCTAGGGGTATGCCAGCTCCAGAAGCCAATGCCGAGCTTCAGTCCAATATTGAT AGAAGGCGCCTAATTACGCATGCAAATGCAAAGAGCAAAAGCGAAAAGTTTCCTCCACCGCACCAGGATGGGGCAGTTGGCTACCCTTTGGGATCTTCACATCATTTTGATCCCTCCCTTGTTCCTCCCGACGTTCCTTTCAGCACAACCTCATTCAGTTACCCTAAAGAGTCACTACAAGCTTGGTCAGGTCCGTTGGTCGACCCTGCTTCTGCCGGTGGTCCAAGACGGAAGAAACATACTGGACACGATGGGCGAGAAACTTCAAAATCCTTTACAGGAAACCATAGAGAGAGACATCACGATGCTCGTGTTAGAGGAAAGAGAAGTGTGGCTTGA
- the LOC103450991 gene encoding probable serine/threonine-protein kinase At1g54610 isoform X1 has product MGCVFSREGSSGVDSEPKGQRRDLSVESARKVDDVVVQKVDSENAEVHVGGGEGKKEENGHGGEKPPRGERRRSKPNPRSGSVPKQSRGAQVAAGWPPWLTEACGEAINGWTPRKADTFEKIDKIGSGTYSNVYKAKDMLTGKIVALKKVRFDNLEPESVRFMAREILILRRLDHTNVVKLEGLVTSRMSCSLYLVFEYMEHDLAGLAASPEIKFTESQVKCYMHQLLSGLEHCHNRGVLHRDIKGSNLLIDNGGVLKIADFGLASFFDPNHKHPMTSRVVTLWYRPPELLLGATDYGVGVDLWSAGCILAELLAGKPIMPGRTEVEQLHKIYKLCGSPSDEYWRKAKLPNATLFRPREPYRRCIRETFKDFPPSSLPLIETLLAIDPAERQTATAALSSGFFLSEPYACEPSSLPKYPPTKEIDAKRRDDEARRLRAAGRAQADGPKKTRTRERGPRGMPAPEANAELQSNIDQRRRLITHANAKSKSEKFPPPHQDGAVGYPLGSSHHFDPSLVPPDVPFSTTSFSYPKESLQAWSGPLVDPASAGGPRRKKHTGHDGRETSKSFTGNHRERHHDARVRGKRSVA; this is encoded by the exons ATGGGCTGTGTGTTTAGCAGAGAAGGGTCTTCGGGAGTCGATTCTGAGCCAAAGGGGCAGAGGAGAGATTTGAGTGTAGAATCTGCTAGGAAGGTGGATGATGTTGTGGTGCAGAAGGTAGATAGTGAAAACGCCGAGGTTCATGTTGGTGGGGGTGAGGGCAAGAAGGAGGAAAATGGACATGGAGGTGAGAAACCTCCGAGGGGGGAGAGAAGGCGATCGAAGCCAAACCCCAGGTCAGGTAGTGTACCAAAGCAATCGCGTGGCGCCCAGGTGGCAGCAGGCTGGCCACCCTGGCTCACTGAGGCGTGTGGGGAGGCGATCAATGGGTGGACTCCACGGAAAGCAGACACTTTTGAGAAAATTGATAAG ATTGGGTCCGGAACATATAGTAATGTGTACAAGGCCAAAGATATGTTGACAGGGAAAATTGTTGCCCTAAAGAAAGTTAGATTTGACAATTTGGAACCTGAGAGTGTGAGATTTATGGCTAGAGAAATTCTTATTTTGCGGAGACTGGATCATACCAATGTTGTAAAGTTGGAGGGTCTGGTTACATCGAGGATGTCATGTAGTTTGTACCTGGTGTTTGAATACATGGAGCATGATCTAGCTGGACTTGCCGCAAGCCCAGAAATTAAATTCACAGAATCTCAG GTAAAATGTTACATGCATCAACTACTATCTGGACTTGAGCACTGTCACAACCGTGGTGTGCTTCACCGTGACATTAAAGGATCAAATCTTTTGATTGACAATGGAGGAGTTCTTAAAATTGCCGACTTTGGATTGGCTTCTTTTTTTGATCCAAATCACAAGCATCCCATGACTAGTCGGGTGGTTACTCTATGGTATCGACCTCCCGAGCTTCTTCTTGGGGCTACTGATTACGGTGTGGGTGTGGACCTCTGGAGTGCAGGTTGCATTTTAGCAGAGTTACTAGCTGGGAAGCCTATCATGCCTGGTCGTACTGAG GTGGAGCAACTACATAAGATATACAAACTATGTGGTTCACCTTCAGATGAATACTGGAGGAAAGCaaagttgcctaatgcaactcTATTTAGGCCTCGGGAGCCTTACAGAAGATGCATAAGAGAGACATTCAAAGATTTTCCCCCATCATCATTGCCCCTTATTGAAACTCTTCTTGCAATCGATCCAGCAGAACGTCAGACAGCCACAGCTGCATTGAGCAGTGGG TTTTTTCTATCAGAGCCTTATGCTTGTGAACCTTCTAGCCTCCCAAAGTATCCCCCAACCAAAGAAATTGACGCCAAACGCCGGGACGACGAAGCTCGTag ACTGCGAGCTGCTGGGAGAGCCCAGGCTGATGGTCCAAAGAAAACACGCACACGGGAACGGGGTCCTAGGGGTATGCCAGCTCCAGAAGCCAATGCCGAGCTTCAGTCCAATATTGAT CAGAGAAGGCGCCTAATTACGCATGCAAATGCAAAGAGCAAAAGCGAAAAGTTTCCTCCACCGCACCAGGATGGGGCAGTTGGCTACCCTTTGGGATCTTCACATCATTTTGATCCCTCCCTTGTTCCTCCCGACGTTCCTTTCAGCACAACCTCATTCAGTTACCCTAAAGAGTCACTACAAGCTTGGTCAGGTCCGTTGGTCGACCCTGCTTCTGCCGGTGGTCCAAGACGGAAGAAACATACTGGACACGATGGGCGAGAAACTTCAAAATCCTTTACAGGAAACCATAGAGAGAGACATCACGATGCTCGTGTTAGAGGAAAGAGAAGTGTGGCTTGA
- the LOC103450989 gene encoding double-stranded RNA-binding protein 3-like isoform X2, which produces MYKNQLQELAQRSCFNLPSYSCIREGPDHAPRFKVTVNFNGDTFESPTFCPTLRQAEHAAAEVALNTLAKRGPSRALAARVLDETGVYKNLLQETAHRAGLNLPVYTTVRSGPGHVPVFSCTVELAGMSFTGQPARTKKQAQKNAAMAAWAALKRLAQRDSSSSSVEPRGNEEQEQAIIGRILGSLRPSESINTQNDRRHGQQTYIPIFQKSTLPTPSLYPLQIYNWGYSNYSPEIAMYELWQQEQLLQQQNRLLALPVSPVIPSIPQIYPFMQSVLRPDHCLYFPAREQEPTSAGPRITIATSGPSFCFSNHLLPNPPIRGKSTVTIREIQEEKPEESPGYSPSVVSDPFSPGNSGAEVQEQVQLEKQNLGELESKIGNLQLECNNPTGQPGHAHPRIMDSSFRPVDFRLQNPRGFDSCRPNLRPQNPPRVSSARILRPPSAAEPVIIRTVRPSSSPGSRPQNFPSRNPAPPRMRTGIPSSSAAQLPERMQLGGLRPSFMAPAVRIRSVVPVCSAPPARKMPSPSQERVLPEMEKKDANRDDMPKER; this is translated from the exons ATGTATAAGAACCAATTGCAGGAGTTGGCACAGAGAAGTTGCTTCAATTTGCCATCTTATTCATGCATTCGGGAAGGACCAGATCATGCTCCTCGATTCAAAGTAACTGTCAACTTCAACGGAGATACTTTTGAAAGTCCTACATTCTGCCCTACTCTTAGACAGGCCGAGCATGCTGCAGCGGAGGTAGCATTGAACACACTTGCAAAAAGAGGCCCTTCCAGAGCACTGGCTGCAAGAGTATTG GATGAAACGGGGGTTTATAAGAACTTGCTTCAGGAGACTGCTCACAGAGCTGGGTTGAACCTTCCTGTTTATACAACTGTTCGATCTGGACCAGGCCATGTGCCTGTGTTCTCATGTACAGTTGAGCTAGCAGGAATGAGCTTTACTGGGCAACCGGCTAGGACAAAGAAACAAGCTCAGAAAAATGCTGCAATGGCTGCTTGGGCAGCCCTGAAAAGAT TGGCTCAACGtgactcatcttcttcctcggtGGAGCCTAGAGGCAATGAAGAACAGGAACAAGCCATTATTGGTCGTATTCTTGGAAGTTTGCGGCCATCTGAGTCTATTAATACTCAAAATGATCGCCGACATGGACAGCAAACATACATTCCCATCTTCCAGAAATCCACTCTGCCAACACCAAGCTTATATCCTTTGCAAATCTATAACTGGGGTTATTCTAATTATTCCCCTGAAATAGCAATGTACGAATTGTGGCAGCAAGAGCAATTATTACAGCAACAAAATCGCCTGCTGGCACTTCCTGTTTCACCAGTTATTCCATCTATTCCTCAGATATATCCATTTATGCAATCTGTGCTTCGCCCGGATCACTGTCTATACTTTCCAGCAAGAGAGCAAGAGCCGACCTCAGCAGGACCCAGAATTACAATTGCTACCTCAGGCCCATCATTTTGCTTCTCAAACCATTTGCTTCCTAACCCGCCAATCAGGGGCAAGTCCACGGTGACTATTCGAGAGATACAGGAAGAAAAGCCAGAAGAATCACCCGGGTACTCTCCTTCCGTAGTTTCAGATCCCTTTAGTCCCGGAAACAGTGGCGCTGAAGTCCAGGAACAAGTTCAGCTTGAGAAACAGAACCTAGGAGAGTTAGAAAGCAAAATTGGAAACCTTCAGCTGGAATGCAACAACCCAACTGGGCAGCCTGGACATGCTCACCCTAGAATCATGGATTCTAGTTTTAGGCCAGTTGACTTTAGATTACAGAATCCTCGTGGTTTCGACTCTTGTAGGCCCAATTTGAGACCCCAAAATCCTCCAAGAGTAAGTAGTGCTAGAATTCTAAGACCGCCATCTGCTGCCGAACCTGTAATAATCAGAACTGTAAGGCCCTCTTCCTCTCCGGGGTCTAGACCACAAAATTTTCCAAGCAGGAATCCCGCTCCACCAAGAATGAGAACTGGGATCCCTTCATCTTCAGCCGCACAATTGCCTGAAAGAATGCAACTGGGAGGACTGCGACCTAGCTTCATGGCACCTGCTGTTCGAATTAGATCAGTTGTACCAGTTTGTTCAGCTCCACCAGCAAGAAAAATGCCTAGTCCCAGCCAGGAGAGAGTGTTACCCGAGATGGAGAAGAAGGATGCTAATAGAGACGACATGCCAAAAGAACGTTGA